The proteins below come from a single Cannabis sativa cultivar Pink pepper isolate KNU-18-1 chromosome 3, ASM2916894v1, whole genome shotgun sequence genomic window:
- the LOC115710386 gene encoding beta-glucosidase 12-like, with product MTFSFFYGYEDLKVKRSDFPCTFIFGAATSAQQIEGSGNEGGRGPSIWDTYAATPGNIKDGNNSLIATDSYRRYKEDIKLLKDLGVDSYRFSISWSRILPKGSLCGGINQEGIDFYNNLINEVIANGMKPFVTILHFDTPQALEDKYGGFLGRPIVDDFKDYSELLFKTYGDRVKHWITINEPFVVALGYDLGKGAPGRCSLPPPVGPCPAVGNSSTEPYIVSHNFILAHAAAAKLYKAKYQKIQGGEIGIVVVGEFMEPLTDTEDDKAAAIRYMDFLFGWYLEPLIFGDYPQIMRDYVQERLPIFTIEEKRLIRGSLDFIGVNYYTSRYAYKSQPVEPKHYIGDSLATITTLKDGVLIGPKAKGNRYVYSYPIGLQKLLEYMNIKYRNPVIYITENGYPDANVPDRPLQDSLSDQVRIDYITQHLFYTKEAIKNGVNVKGYFYWSLLDNFEWGSGYTNRYGLYFVDYTHNLTRYPKQSALWLPTFLKQNPK from the exons ATgacattttcttttttctatggATATGAAGATTTGAAAGTCAAGAGATCTGATTTTCCATGTACTTTTATTTTTGGAGCCGCTACATCAGCACAACAA ATTGAAGGCTCAGGAAATGAAGGTGGGAGAGGACCAAGTATATGGGACACCTATGCTGCAACTCCTG GTAATATTAAGGATGGAAATAATTCTTTAATAGCAACTGATTCATACAGAAGATACAAG GAAGATATAAAGCTCTTAAAGGATCTGGGAGTCGATTCTTACAGATTTTCAATTTCTTGGTCAAGGATTTTGCCTA AGGGTTCACTATGTGGTGGAATAAATCAAGAGGGTATTGACTTCTACAacaatttgatcaatgaagtAATAGCAAATG GCATGAAACCATTTGTCACAATTTTACATTTTGACACACCACAAGCTCTTGAAGACAAGTATGGTGGCTTTTTGGGTCGCCCAATTGT AGATGATTTTAAGGACTATAGTGAACTTTTGTTCAAAACATATGGAGACAGAGTAAAACATTGGATTACAATTAATGAACCATTTGTGGTTGCACTGGGATATGACTTGGGAAAAGGTGCACCGGGAAGATGTTCGCTACCGCCGCCTGTCGGCCCATGTCCGGCAGTTGGTAACTCATCCACAGAACCTTACATTGTAAGCCATAACTTTATCCTTGCTCATGCTGCAGCTGCAAAGCTCTACAAGGCCAAGTACCAA AAAATACAAGGAGGAGAAATTGGCATTGTTGTTGTTGGGGAGTTTATGGAACCATTAACAGACACAGAAGATGATAAAGCAGCTGCAATAAGATACATGGATTTTCTTTTTGGATG GTATTTGGAACCATTGATATTTGGAGATTATCCACAAATCATGAGAGATTATGTTCAAGAGAGATTACCAATTTTCACTATAGAAGAGAAGAGGTTGATAAGAGGGTCTTTAGATTTCATTGGGGTCAACTACTACACCTCAAGATATGCTTATAAATCTCAACCAGTGGAGCCAAAACACTATATTGGGGATTCCTTAGCAACAATCACAA CTTTGAAAGATGGCGTTCTAATTGGTCCAAAGGcaa AAGGAAATAGATATGTGTACAGTTATCCAATTGGGTTACAAAAACTATTGGAGTACATGAATATAAAATACAGAAACCCTGTAATTTACATTACAGAGAATG GATATCCTGATGCAAATGTCCCAGATCGACCACTTCAAGATTCACTTAGTGATCAAGTTCGAATTGATTACATTACTCAACATTTATTCTACACTAAAGAAGCAATAAA GAATGGTGTTAATGTGAAAGGTTACTTTTATTGGTCACTATTAGACAACTTTGAATGGGGAAGTGGATATACAAATAGATATGGATTATACTTTGTTGATTACACTCATAATCTTACACGATATCCCAAACAATCTGCTCTATGGCTTCCTACATTTTTGAAACAAAACCCTAAATGA